A DNA window from Maribellus comscasis contains the following coding sequences:
- a CDS encoding pyruvate, water dikinase regulatory protein has translation MNIQKSILPPPIYVVSGGRGLAGNNMVQSLLIQYPENDIPVVIVPHVSDEDQIFDVVMQAKTDGGLITHTMVNPELRSKINELCKEFKVRVVDFMGDLANYLDSSLEVEPLKHPGLYREINQQYFDRIDSIEYTLSHDDGMSPERLQSAEIILTGVSRAGKTPLSIYLAMYGWKVANVPLVNGIQPPDELFKVDPQRVFGLHIGVHQLIAHRKKRLLSWNNHQDEKYIDEKSVREEIRNAMFVFDKGSFTVLNVTNKPIENTANEILNIMSKRFSYRGRKLESPYHDQDKTH, from the coding sequence ATGAACATTCAAAAAAGTATATTACCTCCCCCAATATACGTCGTTTCAGGAGGGCGCGGACTTGCCGGAAACAATATGGTACAATCATTACTTATCCAATATCCGGAGAATGACATCCCGGTAGTTATTGTTCCACATGTTTCTGACGAAGACCAGATTTTTGACGTGGTAATGCAGGCCAAAACCGACGGAGGCTTGATCACGCATACTATGGTAAACCCTGAACTCCGGTCAAAAATAAATGAACTTTGTAAAGAGTTTAAAGTCAGAGTCGTCGATTTTATGGGAGATTTAGCCAACTATCTCGATTCGTCTCTGGAAGTGGAACCACTAAAACATCCCGGCCTGTACCGCGAAATCAACCAGCAGTATTTTGACAGAATCGATTCGATTGAATATACACTTTCACACGACGACGGTATGAGCCCCGAACGCCTTCAGTCGGCAGAAATTATTCTGACCGGTGTTTCACGTGCGGGAAAAACACCGCTAAGTATTTACCTGGCTATGTATGGCTGGAAGGTTGCAAATGTTCCGCTGGTTAACGGCATTCAACCACCTGACGAATTATTTAAAGTGGATCCGCAACGCGTTTTTGGATTACACATCGGGGTTCATCAGCTCATCGCCCACCGAAAAAAGCGTCTCCTGAGCTGGAATAATCACCAGGATGAAAAATACATCGATGAGAAATCAGTAAGAGAGGAAATACGAAATGCCATGTTTGTTTTTGACAAAGGCAGTTTTACGGTTTTAAATGTAACAAACAAACCCATTGAAAATACAGCAAATGAAATTTTGAATATCATGTCGAAACGCTTTTCCTACCGGGGCCGAAAGCTGGAATCCCCCTACCATGATCAGGACAAAACGCACTAA
- a CDS encoding DUF4405 domain-containing protein, whose amino-acid sequence MKNKFSWRAFISFGLSYSFIVIIVSGIILYVAPPGRYAHWVNWEIAGLTKEGWQALHTVFSFSFVILSVFHLFTVNWKAFLSYIKSKTTSGLNKKREFIFSSGLFVIFFFGILFSLPPFQSVMDASEYFTDSWEKAEEEPPIPHAELLTLAELNGQLTNITLEEITNNLSRHQISFSNTNQQTLSEIAKINGTTPLEIYRQITRKPESQRQGSGIGRKTIEDFALELNKDADDVLKLLKENRIKAEKGQTLRDIGDNNNIPPRDIYDLISKE is encoded by the coding sequence ATGAAAAACAAATTTAGCTGGCGGGCATTTATTAGTTTCGGACTAAGTTATTCGTTTATTGTAATCATTGTTTCCGGAATTATTTTATACGTGGCTCCTCCCGGGAGGTATGCCCACTGGGTAAACTGGGAAATAGCAGGACTAACAAAAGAAGGCTGGCAGGCTTTACACACTGTTTTCTCTTTCAGCTTTGTAATTTTATCCGTATTTCATCTTTTTACCGTCAACTGGAAAGCATTTCTTTCCTACATAAAATCAAAAACAACAAGCGGACTGAATAAAAAACGGGAATTCATTTTCTCCTCAGGTCTGTTTGTGATTTTCTTCTTTGGAATTCTTTTTTCGCTTCCCCCTTTCCAGTCAGTAATGGATGCAAGCGAATATTTTACAGACTCGTGGGAGAAAGCTGAAGAAGAGCCACCAATTCCACATGCCGAATTACTTACTTTAGCCGAACTCAACGGACAACTAACAAATATTACGCTGGAAGAAATAACCAACAATTTATCGCGACATCAGATTAGCTTTAGCAATACAAACCAGCAAACATTAAGTGAAATTGCAAAAATTAACGGCACTACTCCACTGGAAATTTACAGACAAATTACCCGAAAACCGGAATCGCAAAGACAAGGATCGGGCATTGGAAGAAAAACCATCGAGGATTTTGCCCTGGAGTTAAACAAAGACGCTGACGATGTTTTAAAGCTGCTGAAAGAAAACCGGATAAAAGCAGAAAAAGGCCAAACATTGCGCGATATTGGCGATAACAACAATATTCCACCGCGTGATATTTATGACCTGATTTCAAAAGAATAA
- a CDS encoding amidohydrolase family protein, with the protein MRKLSATYIFPGNNAPVKNGILVCENDGTIIEIQQQKENQPEQAGLEFYSGILVPGFVNTHCHLELSHMKGVIPEKTGISDFVKDINRLRHNETKNQEEIVRKTDRKMWANGIAAVGDIANSSVTIPTKLKSKIQYHTFVESFGFHPSRAEKSFSIAQEVKNHFTKNGLSASITPHSPYSVSKPLFKKIRKDAATEKSMLSIHNQESKAEEQFFVDGTGSILHHFKNNLRIDTSFWKATGKSSISSVLKYLPEENHLLLIHNTFTKKKDIENLKKHRSLSNTFFVLCPLSNLYIENQLPPVELFQNENLTICLGTDSLASNHQLSVFAEMLTIQENFPGIHLEEIIRWGCYNGARALKMETQLGSFETGKKPGINLITGIDFKHMKLTGKSKLKRLV; encoded by the coding sequence GTGAGGAAACTTTCTGCTACATATATTTTCCCCGGAAATAATGCACCTGTAAAAAACGGAATTCTGGTTTGCGAAAACGACGGAACAATTATTGAAATTCAGCAACAAAAGGAGAATCAGCCGGAACAGGCAGGTCTTGAGTTTTACAGTGGTATTCTAGTACCGGGTTTTGTAAATACCCATTGCCACCTCGAACTTTCGCACATGAAAGGTGTAATTCCCGAAAAAACAGGTATCAGCGATTTTGTAAAAGACATCAACCGCTTACGCCATAACGAAACAAAAAATCAGGAGGAGATCGTTCGAAAGACCGACCGAAAAATGTGGGCCAACGGAATTGCAGCGGTGGGCGATATTGCCAATTCATCGGTTACGATTCCAACAAAGCTAAAAAGTAAAATCCAGTATCATACTTTTGTTGAATCATTTGGATTTCATCCGTCGCGGGCGGAGAAATCGTTTTCAATCGCACAAGAGGTAAAAAATCATTTTACTAAAAACGGGCTGTCAGCGTCAATTACTCCCCACTCACCTTATTCGGTTTCCAAACCCCTTTTTAAAAAAATACGGAAAGACGCAGCAACTGAAAAAAGTATGCTGAGTATACACAACCAGGAAAGTAAAGCCGAGGAACAATTCTTTGTCGACGGCACAGGTTCAATTTTACATCATTTTAAAAATAACCTCAGAATAGATACTTCCTTCTGGAAAGCCACGGGAAAAAGCTCCATTTCCTCTGTATTAAAATATTTGCCCGAGGAAAACCATCTTCTGCTTATTCACAACACATTTACAAAAAAGAAAGATATTGAGAACCTGAAAAAGCACCGCTCGCTATCCAATACTTTTTTTGTTCTTTGTCCGCTTTCAAATCTGTACATCGAAAACCAACTGCCACCGGTAGAACTATTTCAAAACGAGAATCTTACTATTTGTCTGGGAACCGATAGCCTGGCTTCCAATCATCAGCTTTCTGTTTTCGCAGAAATGCTTACTATCCAGGAAAATTTCCCGGGAATACATTTGGAAGAAATCATCCGGTGGGGATGTTACAACGGAGCAAGGGCACTTAAAATGGAAACACAACTGGGAAGTTTTGAAACAGGGAAGAAACCCGGAATTAATCTGATTACAGGCATCGATTTCAAGCACATGAAGCTTACCGGAAAAAGTAAGCTAAAAAGACTTGTATAG
- a CDS encoding radical SAM protein, translating into MATFLFDEIIFGPVKSRRLGVSLGINLMPTNTKICSFDCIYCECGRNPKKREEKAKLPPREEVKKRLAEMLKKMVAESQLPDVITFAGNGEPTLHPEFAEIINDTIELRNQFTPNARIAVLSNATMLHKKPVFGALKKIEDNIQKLDSAFEETIEQMDCPQGNFNLKKVVEQLTDFKRNVIIQTMFIRGSYKGKTIDNTTEKEVLAWIELLKKINPRQVMIYTIARDTPIDTLEKVSLTDLNQIAKQVEQAGFSVQVSG; encoded by the coding sequence ATGGCTACTTTTCTTTTTGATGAAATCATTTTTGGGCCGGTAAAAAGCCGGCGTCTTGGTGTTTCGCTCGGGATCAACCTGATGCCTACCAATACAAAAATCTGTTCTTTTGATTGTATTTATTGCGAATGTGGTCGCAATCCCAAAAAACGGGAAGAAAAAGCGAAACTGCCCCCTCGTGAAGAAGTGAAAAAAAGACTCGCCGAAATGTTAAAAAAAATGGTAGCTGAAAGCCAGTTGCCCGATGTAATTACATTTGCCGGAAACGGAGAACCAACACTTCATCCTGAGTTTGCAGAAATAATTAACGACACCATTGAACTGCGTAACCAGTTTACACCAAATGCAAGAATTGCAGTTTTATCAAATGCCACCATGCTTCACAAAAAACCGGTATTCGGGGCGCTGAAAAAAATAGAAGACAACATTCAAAAACTCGATTCGGCATTTGAAGAAACCATTGAACAAATGGATTGTCCACAGGGAAACTTCAATCTGAAAAAAGTAGTGGAACAACTCACTGACTTTAAAAGAAACGTAATTATTCAAACCATGTTTATCCGGGGCAGCTACAAAGGGAAAACCATTGATAACACTACTGAAAAAGAGGTTTTGGCCTGGATTGAACTGCTCAAAAAAATAAATCCCAGGCAGGTAATGATATATACCATTGCCCGGGATACACCGATCGATACCCTGGAAAAAGTTTCGCTTACCGACCTGAATCAAATAGCTAAACAAGTGGAACAAGCCGGATTCTCCGTGCAGGTTTCCGGATAA
- a CDS encoding penicillin acylase family protein, whose amino-acid sequence MRTLKRILLGLLILIVIVVAAGYILLKSMQNDALPDYNRDLILSRLTDSVSVFRDENGIPHIFAQNEKDLYRAVGFVMAQDRLWQMDLLRRVTQGRLSEILGKDQINTDLLMRSLRIQEKSEKILQTSSPEIVAALEAFSEGFNYFIERNPLPPEFRVLGYHPEYWKPVHSINLIGYMAWDLSSGWNSEIFLHNIKKEINPEQLAELIPDLKNQPTEVFPDFTLPEEKIAETLLSASENLEKMGIEIFHGSNNWAVSGKKSKTGKPILANDMHLGLFAPGIWYQIHQNIPGKLNVTGLAIPGQPFIIAGHNDSIAWGMTNVMVDDLDFYTEKLNEDSTKYLFDGEWKDLIIQDEVIKTKEGDEIHETLKFTHRGPLVNRFKHEKETPLSVRWLGNEKSNEIRTVFLLNRANNWSDFRDAVKTFISVSQNIVYADVAGNIGLQCSAGIPVREGNGIQIYPGDSSKYDWKGIVPFEELPYELNPERGYVSSANNKTVPDDYPYYVSHWFAVPNRINRIREMLQEKEKVGIEDFEKMHADYKSKKAEKFTPVFLEALTAASDLSETEKEAQKKLASWNFVLTRESQATSVFEVLYQKVCENLVKDELSEESFKAIKGQRSMLENLMLSILSGKKSDWIDDKNTTETETFNDIIVRSFKETVEDLTAQIGNNVEEWNWSKIHTFTMSHPLGVVGALDKAFKLNRGPYGVPGSFHTVSPFSYSYNNLYKVNHGASHRHIFETGNWDASKTIIPTGTSGIPSSDFYLDQLERYLNNEYHADPFSKTEVEKAATYKMSLKPE is encoded by the coding sequence ATGCGAACACTAAAACGAATTTTACTGGGTCTGCTGATTTTAATCGTCATTGTTGTTGCAGCCGGATACATTTTGTTAAAGAGTATGCAAAACGACGCCCTCCCCGACTACAACCGGGATTTAATACTTTCCCGACTAACTGACAGCGTATCCGTTTTCCGCGATGAAAATGGAATCCCGCACATTTTCGCACAGAATGAAAAAGATTTATACCGCGCTGTTGGATTTGTAATGGCACAAGACCGCTTATGGCAAATGGATTTGTTACGAAGGGTTACTCAGGGCCGGTTGTCTGAAATTCTGGGGAAAGATCAGATAAACACTGATTTGTTGATGCGTTCGCTCCGCATCCAGGAAAAATCGGAAAAGATACTCCAAACATCGTCTCCTGAAATCGTTGCTGCACTGGAGGCCTTTTCCGAAGGATTTAACTATTTTATTGAACGAAATCCTCTACCCCCCGAATTTCGTGTTTTAGGGTATCATCCGGAATATTGGAAGCCTGTTCACTCCATAAACTTAATTGGTTATATGGCCTGGGATTTAAGTTCCGGCTGGAATTCTGAAATATTTCTGCATAATATCAAAAAAGAAATAAATCCCGAACAACTGGCAGAACTGATCCCTGATTTGAAAAACCAGCCCACAGAAGTTTTTCCGGATTTTACACTCCCTGAAGAAAAAATTGCTGAAACCTTACTATCTGCCAGTGAAAACCTGGAAAAAATGGGCATTGAAATTTTTCACGGAAGTAACAACTGGGCGGTTTCGGGCAAAAAAAGTAAAACAGGCAAACCGATTCTGGCCAACGACATGCACCTCGGACTTTTTGCGCCGGGAATATGGTATCAAATCCACCAGAATATACCGGGAAAACTGAATGTCACCGGTCTGGCCATCCCGGGACAACCATTTATAATTGCCGGTCATAACGATTCAATTGCCTGGGGAATGACCAATGTAATGGTTGATGACCTTGATTTTTATACCGAAAAACTGAACGAAGATTCAACAAAATATTTATTTGACGGCGAGTGGAAAGACCTTATCATTCAAGATGAAGTTATAAAAACCAAGGAAGGCGATGAAATTCATGAGACTTTAAAATTTACACATCGCGGGCCATTGGTAAACCGTTTTAAACACGAAAAAGAAACTCCGCTTTCCGTTCGTTGGCTTGGAAATGAAAAGAGCAATGAAATACGAACTGTTTTCCTGTTAAACCGGGCAAATAACTGGAGCGACTTCCGCGATGCCGTAAAGACTTTTATTTCGGTGAGCCAGAATATTGTTTATGCCGATGTAGCAGGAAATATCGGCTTACAATGCAGCGCCGGTATTCCTGTTCGGGAAGGAAACGGCATTCAGATTTACCCCGGCGACAGCAGCAAGTACGACTGGAAGGGCATTGTACCTTTTGAAGAACTTCCTTATGAATTAAATCCTGAGCGGGGTTATGTTTCTTCGGCAAATAACAAAACCGTTCCGGATGACTATCCCTATTACGTCAGTCACTGGTTTGCCGTGCCCAATCGGATAAACCGAATCAGGGAAATGTTGCAGGAAAAGGAAAAGGTGGGAATTGAAGATTTTGAAAAAATGCATGCCGATTACAAATCAAAAAAAGCGGAAAAATTTACTCCCGTTTTTCTTGAAGCATTAACTGCTGCATCGGATTTGAGTGAAACAGAAAAAGAGGCTCAGAAAAAACTCGCATCCTGGAATTTTGTGCTGACACGGGAAAGCCAGGCAACATCGGTTTTTGAGGTATTGTACCAGAAAGTATGTGAGAATCTGGTGAAAGACGAATTGTCGGAAGAAAGTTTTAAAGCGATAAAAGGCCAGCGATCAATGCTTGAAAACCTGATGTTAAGCATTTTATCAGGCAAAAAATCGGACTGGATTGACGATAAAAACACCACAGAAACCGAAACCTTTAATGATATAATCGTTCGCTCTTTTAAGGAAACGGTGGAAGATCTGACTGCTCAGATTGGAAACAACGTGGAAGAGTGGAACTGGAGCAAAATTCATACTTTTACCATGAGCCATCCTTTGGGAGTGGTCGGTGCTCTGGACAAAGCATTTAAACTCAATCGCGGACCATACGGAGTTCCCGGAAGTTTTCATACGGTAAGCCCTTTTTCCTATTCCTATAATAACCTGTACAAGGTAAATCACGGGGCTTCTCACCGCCATATTTTTGAAACAGGGAACTGGGATGCTTCCAAAACCATTATCCCGACGGGAACCAGCGGAATTCCTTCCAGTGACTTTTACCTCGACCAATTGGAAAGATATTTAAATAATGAATACCACGCAGATCCGTTTTCAAAAACCGAAGTTGAAAAAGCAGCAACTTATAAAATGAGTCTAAAACCGGAATAA
- a CDS encoding DUF2147 domain-containing protein encodes MKKLIVLFLLATYAIAGFSQDADKILGVWWNDEKTTKIEVEKKDGKYIGTIVYMIPEKYENGQPPKDKENPEPELRDRSIVGLQILKGFEYNAKKEEWKEGTIYDPKSGNTYDCYGWMENDDLLKLKGFVGGMRWLGRSSEWYRTTL; translated from the coding sequence ATGAAAAAGTTAATTGTTCTTTTTTTACTGGCAACGTATGCTATCGCCGGATTTTCGCAGGATGCCGATAAAATTCTGGGTGTTTGGTGGAACGATGAGAAAACGACAAAAATTGAAGTTGAAAAGAAGGATGGGAAATATATCGGAACCATAGTTTATATGATTCCCGAAAAGTATGAAAACGGACAACCACCAAAAGATAAGGAAAATCCGGAACCGGAATTGCGTGATCGTTCGATTGTTGGGTTGCAGATATTAAAGGGTTTTGAATACAATGCCAAAAAGGAAGAATGGAAAGAAGGAACAATTTATGATCCAAAATCGGGAAATACCTATGATTGTTACGGCTGGATGGAAAACGACGATCTGCTTAAACTAAAGGGTTTTGTTGGGGGAATGCGCTGGCTGGGCCGCAGCTCGGAGTGGTACCGCACGACTTTATAG